Genomic segment of Salvia hispanica cultivar TCC Black 2014 chromosome 2, UniMelb_Shisp_WGS_1.0, whole genome shotgun sequence:
GAGCTTTTGGTTCTTCAAATcaagtttttttaatatgtttcCTTGTATTACTTTGGTACATTCTACATTGGAAAATTGGAATTATAGGCTTGATTGAATGGGGGTGGATTTATTTTTCGGCCAAAATTGGTTCGTTGAAGGAGTTGTGCATTTGCAGATATGAACTAGCAGAAGAGTATGCAGATGATGATGAGGACAAGGAGGCCATTGGCAAGTTGCGAAAGCGTGTCTTGAAGCGGCTTCGAAACCAGGATAAACTTATTTCTGTAAGGGTTTAATTGTCgaattgtttctatttttagtttaaaatacTTTCACAAGTTTAATGCTGATAGCTAGTccaattttttgttgtaaaaGCAGAAGTTTCATGGATTAGGTTAGGACTTAATGGGCTAGATATAAGATGAAATGTAGAGTTTGAGGTGATTGTAGACattcattaattatgtatGTAGTGAAGAAccattttcccaaaacatctTCAAAGTAGTAATATAGAAAGGGAATGGAGATCATGGAAATTCATTATGTTCTTGCTACTTGTTCTACTACATTGGTTTATATGGTTAAAGCCCTGAAATAGTTTTGAGCTCATATGACTAGAGGCCTTAATTATATCTACTGTTTGTTATATTTAAGGTTTTGATAGTAGTCTACCATTGTAGGAATGGGGTTTTGAGCCTCCTAAAGAGCATGTTTGCGATGATGCCATATCAAAGTATACCGAGTTCTTGATGGAGACAGCCTCAGGGAAAGTCGGAGGAGAGAAATTTGCTGTCAAAATTGTTACACCTTTTGAGAAAACTAAACTGGCTGCGTATACGCTGAGCGCCATCTCACCGTGCATGAGGCTCTACAGTTTTATCAGTAGAGAGATCCAGGCTCTCCTAGACCCCGATGAGGGCAACCACATCTACAAGAAGTGGCTCGACAGCCTGTCTTCCGAAAAATTTGAGGTCTGTTTCACTGCCTGGATGCTGATTCTCGTATGATGGCAGTGTCTGTTTGTTGTTACCCAACACTGAAGTGAAAAGAGCTTCAAAAACTAGAACTAACATAGCTTCTTTATTTTGCTGCTTTAAATCTAGGCATCAGCTTCGAGAATTGAAGACTTGCTTGATAAATTAAGCATTTCTTTGACCGGTGAAGAGCTAGATGTCGTGGAAAGGCTCTATCATCGGGCCATGAAACTCGAGATAGACTTCATCTGGTCCCAATCAATTGTTCAGCAAACCATAGTTCCCTTTTCACTACTCCACAACAGTGTCGAAGACAACCTCATCACTTTATGCGACTTCGACTTGACATGTACAGCTATTGACTCCTCTAACCTTCTAGCAGAGCTTGCAATTGTAGCAGCAACCAATACTACCGAGCCACAGCTCCCATCATCAGCTGATATTAGGACCATGTGGAATGATCTCTTCAGCCAATATGTGGAAGAGTATCAAGAATGTATAGAAAGCATCGTGCCTAGTGAAGCATGTGTTGATGATTCAAGCAAaggtttgatttgtttttatctatttaCCATATATCATCCAGTCGATGTGGTTAAGTGAAATGCTATCTTGTAACTACAGGGACAGGATTGGATTACGAAGGTCTGTGTAAAGCAATGGAGCAGATATCTGAAGTCGAGAAGCGAGCTACTTCAAGAGTCATCCACTCTAATGTATTGAAAGGATTGAATCTAGCAGAGATAAAAAGGGCTGGTGAGCACCTCGCCTTCCAAGATGGTTGTAAGCGATTCTTTCAGGATCTCGTGGAATGCAAAAAACGCGCTGCAGACATTCATGTGTTGTCATACTGTTGGTGTGGTGATCTAATCAAATCTGCCTTCTCATCAGGTATACTTTGTTGCAATGTGTGCGCTAATATTTTCAACCTCTGCGTTTCAGTTTTAACCGCTCTTTGTTACCAGGAGAAGAAAATGTGTTGAATGTACACTCAAACAACTTAGTCTACGAAGCATCTGTCTCCACTGGTGACATTACAAAAGACATGGAATCCCCCATGGACAAGCTTCGAGTTTTCAATGATGTCACCAACCGCGAAAATGGTGGTAAAGCCTCAACAGTTTACATTGGGGGTACGGCTGGTGACTTGTTGTGTCTGTTGGAAGCGGATTTTGGCATCGTGATTGGCTTGAGCAGCAGCCTTGAGAGGCTCGGAAAACATTTTGGCATAGCTTTTGTTCCATTGTTCTCTGGTCTAGTGAGCAAGCAGAGGGAGCTTCCAGAAACGGGGATTTTGAGTCGCGATGGAAGATCCAACATTCTATATACGGTCTCTAGCTGGGACGAGATACACACCCTCATTTTGGGGAGGTAGACGCCCGTCCCATCCTCTACGGGATGTGCATACAGGAAAATAGTAAACTTAGAAATGGTTAGTTTTGTTGTTATAAATGTATGGCTGGTGGCTCTTGATCCTATTGTTTTTGGTGTGAGGATTGAAGGCCTATggtaatatttatttgttgtattAGTAGATTGGATTGATTAGATGACAAGTAGTTGAAGTGAATTACATAAATCTTCTGCTTgctattataaataatgtggAGTACACGAGAATTTTTCAAATATGGGGGTTGCTGTTTGTACTTGAAACATTTCTTATAGTAATAGAAGATTTATTACTCATCAAAagcaaaggaaaatgactcgaGCTTGAGctaaatagttttaaaattataacaatTCAAAAGCCATTAAAAACTAagccaatttatttattttattggattCAATCCTCGGTTATTACTATCTCTATCCACATTAAGCGTCATATTTAGTGTGAGGGCGGattttagtaaatataaagaaaataagttgAATACGTTAGTATACAGGttctacttatatatattagttttataataaaatgcgagtAGAATTGGTTGCGTGGGATCTATTTacaatttatgataaaagtgaaatgcgaCTCTTATTGGGGACAAAtcgaaatggcaaaatgtaAAACTGAATGTGGGATGGAGCTAGAGATGCTCAAGGTTTTCGGTTCGGACGGTTAACCGCGAAACCGTAACCGGTGGTTCCGGtttcgaaccggaaccgtgatATTTAAATCAAACCGAAACCGTCACTTTTGGAACCGTGGCTCGATTCAGGTTCCAAATTTCCGGaatcggaaccggcggttccggacGGTTCTAGACCGGAACCGCGAAAAATCACCGGAAAAACGTGAAACCGTGCCGAAATCGGTGTtccggaaccgtgaaaaacctTTAAAAATCGCCAATTATCtgacggttccgaaccggaaccgaaaccATAACCGCGAAACACCCTCGCGATTCGGTTCTGGTTCAACAATTTCTAAAATCGGAACCGGCGATTTCGAACTGTAACCACCGATTCCGAAACCGTGAGCATCTCTAGATGGAGCCAATGTACTCATAGAACGTGGTAAAAAACAGAgcatcaaaaaaaaaaaaacataacattATAGCGCTATATAGTAGTGGGGCTAAAATCGGCAGGACCGCAgtctttcatttcaaaaccctaaccctacaTTACCAATTCCGAATCCTCTTCTCCTTGTATAAATAACCTATCACTCCTCTTATTTTTGATATCTCAATCAAGCAGCTCTTCTTTTGCTTATcgtctttgtttattttctgtaTTTACATTCGAAGTTTTGTGATGGGTGGGCGATGATGCTAAACAGTAAGGCTTGTTTCTCAAAACATTCGCAGTGGCCGCCTAAGTGCTTTCGCCTTCGCCGGGCTTGAGAGCATATGCTGCTTTTTTTCCTTCCTTGGATGTCTGAGCCGCCCCATTCTATTTtccattcatttttcttcttttgaatTGTTTCGGATGATGCGTTGAATTGAATGATGAAAATATCAGACGGATTCCCAATGAGATTTCGATCTGTGATCACTACCAGCTACTTCTGACTCTCTTGCCATCatcatctttctttttcttttttttttaattttctatcataatttgttttatcGCGAGATTATATTTGCCACTCTTCGACGAATTcctattctatttaatttatattttttttttcaattttgattcatCTTTGGATCTGGTTTCGTGGAACAAGGATTACAAGTTAGCATCTTGAAgttatccatttttttcttgcaTTTATTTTGACTATCCCCGAGTTTGTAGTGGTCCTCTTTCGACTAAGACCATTTGAGAAATTCCTCTTTGGCTTCTGTTTTGAgaacataaaatttgatatagaaTGGAGATATTGATAAATTTCACATTTGTCACAATTCtggtaaaaaaaatcgatGTTAATACGTTATAACAATTCTAAAGAATCGACTTCAAGAtgttaaaaacttaaaaccgTTCGAACAACGTGAGATTGCAAGAAGAAATCAAGTTTGCTCAGTTTATCAAATAACTCATCGTTTTATCGTAATGAAAAATCGCTAAAAAAGTCATTGAAACtaatctaaattaaaattcggAAGTGTTTTCCCCCTGAAATGAATCAAGAATCATACTGGTACTCCAGGAGATCCTTTAGTCCGTCCTCAAAAATCCCAACTTGtaaataacacaaattttaatattttgttagtaaaatttaaaatatatgaataatggGATGggagagtgatcaattgctaactcatcccgaagttgctaactataactaa
This window contains:
- the LOC125203559 gene encoding bifunctional TH2 protein, mitochondrial-like isoform X1 — translated: MVSLEADHEGGVAKRLWNKFKNDRDLALYSPFVVCLASGTLDPTSFLHCISQDFYLLQAFAHAYELAEEYADDDEDKEAIGKLRKRVLKRLRNQDKLISEWGFEPPKEHVCDDAISKYTEFLMETASGKVGGEKFAVKIVTPFEKTKLAAYTLSAISPCMRLYSFISREIQALLDPDEGNHIYKKWLDSLSSEKFEASASRIEDLLDKLSISLTGEELDVVERLYHRAMKLEIDFIWSQSIVQQTIVPFSLLHNSVEDNLITLCDFDLTCTAIDSSNLLAELAIVAATNTTEPQLPSSADIRTMWNDLFSQYVEEYQECIESIVPSEACVDDSSKGTGLDYEGLCKAMEQISEVEKRATSRVIHSNVLKGLNLAEIKRAGEHLAFQDGCKRFFQDLVECKKRAADIHVLSYCWCGDLIKSAFSSGEENVLNVHSNNLVYEASVSTGDITKDMESPMDKLRVFNDVTNRENGGKASTVYIGGTAGDLLCLLEADFGIVIGLSSSLERLGKHFGIAFVPLFSGLVSKQRELPETGILSRDGRSNILYTVSSWDEIHTLILGR
- the LOC125203559 gene encoding bifunctional TH2 protein, mitochondrial-like isoform X2; the encoded protein is METASGKVGGEKFAVKIVTPFEKTKLAAYTLSAISPCMRLYSFISREIQALLDPDEGNHIYKKWLDSLSSEKFEASASRIEDLLDKLSISLTGEELDVVERLYHRAMKLEIDFIWSQSIVQQTIVPFSLLHNSVEDNLITLCDFDLTCTAIDSSNLLAELAIVAATNTTEPQLPSSADIRTMWNDLFSQYVEEYQECIESIVPSEACVDDSSKGTGLDYEGLCKAMEQISEVEKRATSRVIHSNVLKGLNLAEIKRAGEHLAFQDGCKRFFQDLVECKKRAADIHVLSYCWCGDLIKSAFSSGEENVLNVHSNNLVYEASVSTGDITKDMESPMDKLRVFNDVTNRENGGKASTVYIGGTAGDLLCLLEADFGIVIGLSSSLERLGKHFGIAFVPLFSGLVSKQRELPETGILSRDGRSNILYTVSSWDEIHTLILGR